atTATTCgtcgatgacatagttctgattgatgagacgtgAGGCGGTGTTAACaagaggttggaggtttggaggcaTGCCTTTGAGTCtgagggtttcaagttgagcaggactaagacagaatatctggagtgcaagttcagcacTGAGTTGAGTGAAGTAGGcatggacgtgaggcttggaTCACAGGCCATCCCTAGGAGAGGTAGTTTCaggtaccttgggtcggttatccaggggaCAGAGAGATCGATGAGGACGTCACACACCACACCGTATATGGGTGGGGTTGATGAAATAGAGGctagcatctggagtcttgtgttaCAAGAAAGTGTcactgatactcaaaggtaagttttatagagcagtggttagaccggccatacTGTATGGGGCAGAGTactggccggttaagaactctcatatccagaagataaaagtagcagaaataaggatgttgaggtagatgtgcgggcacattaagatggataagattaggaatgacgATATTCGGCAGAAGGTGGGCTTGACTcctgtggatgacaagatgcgagaGGCAAGACTCAAATGGTTCGAGCACATACGATGGAGAAGGCTTGatgctccggtgaggaggtgtgaacgGTTGGCTTTGGCGGGTACAAGAAAAGGTAAAGGGCGGCTTAAGAAGTATTAGCGAGAGGTGATCAGGCATGACATGACATGACTGcagatttctgaggacatgacccttgataggaaggtgtgtaGGTCGAGcgttagggttgtaggttaggaggtagtcgAGCATTATTTTCTTCAAAGCTGGGGTGAAGCTAGTTTGATAGGGCTATTCCTAGACAATTATTGTGTTCACCCTATCCTTCCGCTTTTCATAGCATCGTGCCTTATTTACTGGTTATTGTTACTGTATGTCATTTATTTTTTGGTTCTTATGTTGCTGTTATTATTTCTATGATTTCTATTGACTatactgatatattgtctcttctcgtcttttccatcaattgagccgagggtctatcggaaacagtctctctgccccACTGCCCCataggggtaggggtaaggtctacgtacacacaaccctcctcagaccccacttatgagattttactgggtcgtcGTCGTCGTATTTAAACCCAGTTTATACCTAAATTGCATAGAGATAATATATATTCTCATCTATGCTACCACTCATTTGTTGAAGTATAGATAGAACTAGTCTCATTTATCTGGCTAATAAAAAATGCCCGTTGCAAAGTGCCACAATCCTGATAGATATTTAATTCCCAACGTGGGCGGAGGCCCGTATTTACAAAGATCGGCACTTAAGCTGCTAGAGAATGTAAAGCTCATCTGCTGTCAAAAGTATGACTTCTGATTCAATTTGAGTCAAGTGTTCCTCTTTCCAATTTGTACTCGTACTCGACACCATCTTGAGAATATGGGGTGAGGGAGTGGGGAATAAGGGGGCGGGGGATGGTTGGAGTTATGGTGGAACAGTACAAATAAGGAGAACTGTGCACGACCCTTGTGTTGCTGAATGCTGATAAACGTAGTTACTGATATGGTCACCTGAGAAAAATTTACAATTATCTATAAATATACGTGCTAAAGAACACAACAATGATAATCAAACTAAGCTGTTCACTGGATCGTTCACATGTTCACCTGCTTTACTTTGAACACTCTTAACTAGAACTAGAAGTGTTAGAAAATCTAGCAGCAACGAGTCAAACGCATTATTTCACATTTAACTACTATGAAAGTTTGGAGCTGAAAGCTTTAGAATTATTGAAAGTAATCTGTTGACAGATTCAAGTACGGCTAACTTCAGCATACAAGTGACTTGAACAACTATCACTGGTCAGCGGATTAAAACATTACCAGCTCCAGATACCTGCTAAAGATGTGGGACAAAATTACAAAAGAGTCAGAGATGGCACTAAACGGAAAGCTTGAAAGAAAAGCAGAGGAAGATTACCATTTCCTGCGTTCTGGCCAACATAAGTGAAGACAATGTTCTCTTTAATTCGTCAATATCTTTGAGCAGTTTCTCATTCTCAATATTGCCACTTCTTATTTCGACGTCTAAAGCTGTGATTCACATCAAATTCCAATTTAGAACAACCAAAGGGTTTGAAATGAAACACCATTTGTTGTATCTTTTACCAAGCATACACAATTTTAAGTTCTTGCAGAGTTGTTGATAAATAGAGCAATGATATTTCAAGCTGTTCACACGTAAAACAGAAGCCCAgacgaaaaagaaagaagaggctATAAGAGCTATTGACATTATATCACAAAATTCAAGAatagaacaacaacaaaaaaaaacagaaatgatACCAAGATAGAAGATAGAAACGTAACTAACGGGAAGAGAAAGTTACCAGACTTCGCTTGCTGAAGATCTTCAAGAACCTCTTCCACAAAAGCTGTTGTTGAACTTTCCAATGCTTTGGTTTTCTTGTTTAAACTACGAACTTCATTTTGTAGCAGCTTTTTCTCTGCTAGCAAAGTGCATACTTCATCATTATCTTTTACAGAAACTTCATTTTGAAAAGCCAGGCACGACGCCATGAATGCATCCCTGCAAAAGTCAATGCTAAAGATTCACTAACAGTTATCTTGAGATATGGAATTTATCAACAGAAAGAGGCTGCCCCTTATTAAAGATATATAAACTCTTGTCGTTTGCATTTCCACACATAAAGTGTCACATAGTTTAAGAAAAGCACCTTCTGTTATTCATACTCATAAGTATGTCATCGCTCCTCGTTCTTAGACAACAAATCTTTTCGTCCAAATGTTTGAGAGAGGTCTCTGAATCAGCTAAAAACAAAGACAAGAATTCAGAGGAAAATAGAAAAGTAATGAAAATAAAAGTCAATCATCAGTTCACAACCACTTAAACAGCCTAGAAAAAGTTTTATGTATATGTTTCATGTATTGTTTAAACCCTAAAACAACTAATACTATTGGAAGTTCTACATTTAGTTTTAGGCTCAT
This DNA window, taken from Nicotiana tabacum cultivar K326 chromosome 4, ASM71507v2, whole genome shotgun sequence, encodes the following:
- the LOC107824534 gene encoding uncharacterized protein LOC107824534, which codes for MEDSGAILCQISSLKDMLDQVNEEIEANIQATREIESQIVKSAEVESALAARESELMRTAYALQFEIDGLMRVYADSETSLKHLDEKICCLRTRSDDILMSMNNRRDAFMASCLAFQNEVSVKDNDEVCTLLAEKKLLQNEVRSLNKKTKALESSTTAFVEEVLEDLQQAKSALIASSFFFVWASVLRVNSLKYHCSIYQQLCKNLKLCMLGKRYNKWCFISNPLVVLNWNLM